A stretch of Porites lutea chromosome 5, jaPorLute2.1, whole genome shotgun sequence DNA encodes these proteins:
- the LOC140938141 gene encoding secretory carrier-associated membrane protein 2-like, translated as MDVYQIDFPINGFIAFISFESERKAAELQRKEQELQRMQFGGYRENNFPPLPSKCPYKPCFFHDISIDIPIQYQRTCKLLFYRWQVYCFVLFFNFLTAMAQLIKAPGESKTDTGVTFVLSALYLIANVPLSFIGWYRPCYCAFKNDSSFSYVIFFLIFFLHIGINIFYCLGVPGGGACGFINATQAIHNSLPVGAMMFVAGGLFLLGVIVDIFFLLKVHMIYFMVGASFQKAQGEFARGMASNPLVQNAATEVGGGSGTQCYGSCDNRSDQQV; from the exons ATGGATGTTTATCAGATTGACTTTCCCATTAATGGTTTTATAGCCTTTATCAGTTTT GAATCAGAGCGCAAGGCAGCAGAGTTGCAGAGAAAAGAGCAGGAGTTACAGAGAATGCAGTTTGGAG GTTACAGAGAAAACAACTTTCCACCTCTGCCATCAAAATGCCCTTACAAGCCATGTTTTTTTCATGATATTAGTATTGATATCCCCATTCAATATCAGAGGacatgcaaattacttttctacAGATGGCAAG TTTACTGTTTTGTTCTGTTCTTTAACTTCCTTACTGCAATGGCCCAACTGATCAAGGCACCTGGTGAATCAAAAACGGATACTGGTGTAACTTTTGTCCTGTCAGCCTTATACTTAATAGCTAATGTCCCCTTATCCTTCATTGGCTGGTACAGGCCATGCTATTGTGCTTTCAa GAATGACAGCTCCTTCAGCTACGTGATTTTCTTCCTAATCTTTTTTCTGCACATaggaataaatattttttactgtcttGGAGTTCCTGGTGGAGGAGCATG tggtTTTATCAATGCAACTCAGGCAATACACAACAGTTTACCAGTTGGAGCCATGATGTTTGTGGCCGGGGGACTGTTCTTGCTTGGTGTGATCgtagatattttttttcttttaaag GTACACATGATATACTTTATGGTGGGTGCAAGCTTTCAGAAAGCTCAGGGAGAGTTTGCACGGGGAATGGCCAGTAACCCGCTTGTTCAGAATGCAGCCACAGAAGTAGGGGGCGGCTCGGGTACGCAGTGCTACGGCTCGTGTGATAACAGAAGTGATCAACAGGTTTAA